The Daphnia magna isolate NIES linkage group LG3, ASM2063170v1.1, whole genome shotgun sequence genomic interval TCACACAcaaatttcctttttgaaaaaaagtaaGTAAATTtcagaccaaaaaaaataaaaacaaacttacCTGGAATCTAAAATTTCCTCCACTTCGAATTCAGGGTTGATATTTGCCGCCATTTCACCGTCAATGCGTCAGCTAAACTAATGAAAACAAGATTCAAAAAAACTACAGCGCCGTGGTGGTGACAGTTAGAATCTGTCTGGGAGAGCCAATCAGATTGCCAGATAGGTGCTCCTTCACACAAACCGAGGGGGTGAGACGTCTCGCGGCGGCCATGTTGCATCTAGTCATCACCAGTAGGTCAGAGTGGAAGGTTCTGAACTTATCTTGGCAACAAAGTAGAAGGTTTTAGATTGGAGCAGTATCCAACCAAAACTATAGTTAATAGGAATGACCATTGTGAGTTTGTTCTAACGGACACCGCAACTCTTTTTTAAGCACTTGTTCTTTGTTTCACGCAAAATCTGATTGAATTCTAATGTAATTTCCATCCAGTGAAATGTCTTAAGGGGGCATTATGTTTAAAGTAATATAATTATTGTTTCCGTAGGCATGTTTTTATAGATCATCGAGCCGCACGTTTTCGTTTTGAAATTGGTGGCAGCAACCTCCTTCAAGGTGAATAATCGTACGTGGCAAACAGCAGGTCTACCCTCTACAGTTTTTACGCAGTTGGACTTGATAAAGAAAACCAAGGTAAGAACACACCCTTCATCCTTGTGATGTATTCATAATTGTCAACGGCCACTAACGTCCTTTTCTCCTACACACAATCCAGatgcttttttttaaacaaatggaGCCAAGTTGCATACCATTAAGTTGAATGGGTCTTCTTTATTTCATACTAAAATATGTCGTTCTTCGGAGGATGTTCCCATAGAACAGGTGTGACGTAGCAACTGCTcaagttaaataatttacatgcATTACCTTGTGGTTAAGGGACGAGACTAATATCAGTTGAGAGGAAGTCTTTGCTCGGACGGTTTAATCTCGCAAAGTATGAAAAAGTAAGTCAGAGCCACTCCAACTACTTGCCCATAGCCAGTAGTAAATGAACTTTAAAACAAATAGAGGGATGGTCATTCACGCGCTTACCTGCGGTAAAAGTTTCTTGCCGACATTGAAATAATTGCCATTGGCACTAATTTGCGGAATGGTCTGCGCCATTTGTGTTACGAGAAACTCCGTCTGCGTAAAAAGAATAGTACTTGTCTCAATtccgcatcaaatattctttttgttgttaccTCCATTTGATGGCCAGCTAACGGCGTGTCAgtccatttaaattttaataattGTCTTATAACATCTCCAGCCTAAGAGTTtaaaagaataatttttttttattttttagaattGCTGCAGATCGACGAAGAAATTGTACCTTGTTGGAAACACGATCTGCAAAGGAACACATTAAGATCAGGTGGACCaaagcaaacaacaaaaaggagaGATCCGTTACCGTTTTGAGTTCCATGCCAAACAGGTAAAAGCTCGAATTGATGATGGCAACTAAATAAAAGGTTGTAGATAGGAGCAGTATCCAACCAAAACTATAGTTAATGTTATCGACTGTATCACAGGCCAGGAAATATATTTGCTTTACTGCAAAAACGAAATATCTGACGTCTTTGTGCTGGCTGTTTAATAACTGAACTTCACGTCGCTCGATTTCCATCTGAATCAGCTCGAATGCAAGAAACGAAGCATAGCAGTGAACGACAAACAGTAGCAAGGCAGTCATTGGATAGATGGCTGACAATGTCGAAATGGAAGTGATGAAGAGATGATGGTTAAAAGAAGTTCTCCTGCGCAGATGATAATCCGTGACCAACAAAAGAATCCCAGACACCTTTAATCATTCAGGTAATCGTATTATTTATTACGAAATACAGATTCATTTAAAACTTATTAATCAATTAAAAGGGTCTTACCACCAAGATGATGTAAACGATTCCCAACGAAGAAATTCTGCGAATTCGATTGTAATTGTTTGCAGCTACAACGAGTTTCATTCGATTGAAACTTTCAAGCAGATCGAGTGGTTGCATGGCAGTCAGCAAGATAACGTGAGTTCTAATTGCATGAGTACCATAATTAATGAAATCGATTATCCAGTTCCATGTAGCCGTTTCTGTGCTGAAAACCATTAGCCCTTGGGGCGGATCAAGCGAGGCCTGCATTCGTATGGTGTgcagaaaatagaaaatgtcCACAAGACAAGTGACGTGCAACGATAAACAGAAAACTCTGTATGCAAATGTAAGCCACCGAAAGGTCTTTCCGGCTAAAGGTGAAATCTCTGCCAGTTAAACGCCAAGAATCCGGTTCCAGATTAACAATGGACGAATGGCCCATGCCCAGCATTTAGTTGGAGGTAATTGGATATGTGTCCCTTGTAATAGCGGACTTTCTCGTACGACCATTATGGTTTGACTAGAAAAGGGCAATCCAAGACAGCTGCTAGGTTacctttgtttcttttcttcattcgAAACTAATCGGTTAATGGGAATGATTGCAATATTTTACGGTCAGTTGACACACGACGTTCGCAGAGTATTAGACATGTTTAATcgaattgaaaaatgaaagtgggtttgttttttttcacgtcCTTTCCTGTCGGGAACGCTAATGTTAATTTTATGTATGAAATGACAGgctatttaattttaatagccATCTAATTCCACTTGGAAAATTAATTACGTCCAACCTCTGAGTAATAGCGTGTAGCCAAACTTGTTATCTTCTATTAAAACTGCTGTgtaaagactttttttttttatctacagATGGATTGTCGTCTCAGTGGAATTTCGATTCGGCAATGATGTCTTTAAGGAGTTGAATGTTGAAAACCATTAACAGCACGCAAGGAGGGGCAGCAtctgcaaaaagaaaaaattcactCCGTATGGCGATTAGATCTAACGTTTTCAACAATTACCTATCTAGGACAACAGATGGGCCAGCATTTCTGCATCGAGTTTTGCCAAAGTAAAACTTATTTTCAACctaaaataacaagaaaattcTTAACATCTGGAACACTTGTTGGTAACTGTTTAGGTCGGTAGTAGAATCGCTAAAACGAGGCGAGGCTGTGAAAGCGGAGAGTTTCGACTCTGTCACGATTTATTTCAGTGACATTGTCGGTTTTCAGCCGTTAGCACTCCGTTGCAGGTGGTCGGTCTAATCAACGAGCTTTGCACTTTGTTCGATTCCATCCTGGAAAATTATGATGCATACAAAGTGGAAACAATCGGTGACGCTTACATGGTGACCAGCGGTTTGCCCATTCGTATCGGTGACCATCACGCCGCTGAAAGCGCTTCACTGGCGCTTCACCTCTCGGAGATTAGCAACTTCCACATTCGACATCAACCTGGAAAAACGCTGAAACTACGCATTGGCATCCATTCTAGTATGTTTGTTGTCAATCAGTTGAATTTCAGGGCCTTAATTTAATTTATGGCCAAATAGATTCAGGTCCTTGCGTTGCTGGAGTGGTTTAATTGAAAATGCCTCGATATTGCCTCTTTGGTGACGTGGTTAACACAGCATCTCGGATGGAATCATCCGAACAAGCTCTTCGTATTCATATTTCTGCAGCTACCAAAGAGCTTTTGAATAGGTTAGTTGGCTATATCATTGAAGAACGCAAAATGACATACATCCGAGCACAATGATTCAAAAGTGCTGGATCAGCAATACTAAGTATCTTTTCCCCGTCTTAGGGCCAAGGCGAAATGATGACTTCTTGGCTTGTTGGCGAAAAATAATGGCGTACTAGAGGGGTCACCTGGGTGCGATTGAAGGAGAAATATCCCATTTCTTCCAGAACCAGCGATTGTCGATCCaccggtatttttttttttttttaattttaaagtgAGCGTTACCTCCTGACGGAGTTACGCTCGAATGTATTGTACAAAATAAACAGGGAAATTTACACAACACATATGATACATGAATAATACAACATGAGTAAGGGAAACTGGGCCTATTTACACCGCGCAGGGCAGGCGAACATCCGCTAGCTCTGCATGGCTTGTGGGAGTCTACCCGGTTTGGTTGcaccttcgagaccgtctgcCGACGGCCACCGGTACAGCCTCCACCAAACAGA includes:
- the LOC123470623 gene encoding LOW QUALITY PROTEIN: atrial natriuretic peptide receptor 1-like (The sequence of the model RefSeq protein was modified relative to this genomic sequence to represent the inferred CDS: inserted 1 base in 1 codon), with the translated sequence MAIRSNVFNNYLSRTTDGPAFLHRVLPKSVVESLKRGEAVKAESFDSVTIYFSDIVGFXAVSTPLQVVGLINELCTLFDSILENYDAYKVETIGDAYMVTSGLPIRIGDHHAAESASLALHLSEISNFHIRHQPGKTLKLRIGIHSNSGPCVAGVV